TCAGGAATCGGCCTTCTCTTTCTCCTCTCGTTCTCCTTGGTGAACATGTACTCGTAAACGAGCATCCACGGAAGCATTCTCTCACCCCCTATTTTTCTCTCCGTTAACCAATAGCATTTTTAGGTTTAAAAACTTTTGTAGATTGTTTTTTCACAGAAATGAACCGAAAAGAACTCCAAACTCAATAAAAGAGACCATAGAATTGGATTTAGCTTCAATGTACAAAAAATTACATCTTAAGCGGCTCTAAAACGGCTGATTAAACGAAATGAATACATTTTACAAGAACTCAAAGACCCAACCGTTTATAAGGTTATGGTTCATCTCTAAACAAGGTGAGAAAAATGGCACTTGAGAAGCTCGGCCAAGCACTGAACAGCGCTCTCAAAAAACTCGCCCGTTCGAGCACCGTTGATGAGGCCACGATCAAAGAGATTGTGAGGGATATCCAGAGGGCACTACTCCAGGCAGACGTTAACGTCAAGCTCGTCCTTCAGTTAACAAAGCAGATACAAAAGCGGGCGCTCGAAGAAGAACCTCCCGCAGGTGTCAGTAAGAAGGAGCACATAATAAAGATCGTGTACGAAGAACTAACCAAGTTTCTCGGAACCGAGGCAAAGCCCCTCGAGATAAAGCACAAGCCGACCGTTATCCTCACGGTTGGAATCCAGGGTTCCGGAAAGACGACAAGCGTCGCAAAGCTCGCCCGCTACCTTCAGAAGAGGGGATACAAAGTCGGCGTTGTCTGTTCCGACACCTGGAGACCGGGAGCCTACTACCAGCTCAGACAGCTTCTCGACCCGTTTGGCATAGAGGTTTTTGGTGATCCCGAGGAGAAGGACGCAGTTAAGCTCGCGAGGGAAGGCGTTGAGCACTTCCGTGAGAAGGGTGTTGACGTCATAATAGTCGACTCCGCGGGAAGGCACAAGGAAGAGAAGGGTCTCATCGAGGAGATGAGGCAGATAAGCGAGGCCATTAAGCCCCATGAAGTCATACTTGTAATAGATGGTACCATAGGTCAGCAGGCGTACAACCAGGCAATGGCCTTCAAGGAAGCAACCCCCATAGGATCAATAATCGTGACGAAGCTCGATGGAAGCGCCAAGGGTGGTGGAGCGCTCTCAGCAGTAGCGGCGACGGGTGCTCCGATAAAGTTCATCGGAACCGGAGAGAGGATAGACGACCTTGAGCCCTTTGATCCAAAGCGCTTCGTTTCGAGGCTGCTCGGTCTCGGCGACATACAGGGCCTTCTGGAGAAGATAGAAGAGCTCCAGAAGGAGCAGGAGTTCAGGGAAGAGGACATGGAGAAGTTCCTGCGCGGAAAGTTCAACCTCAAGGACATGTACGCCCAGCTTGAAGCGATGCAGAAGATGGGCCCTCTGAAGCAGATACTCCAAATGATACCGGGACTTGGCTATTCCCTCCCGGAGGACGCAGTTAGGGTAGGAGAAGAAAAGCTAAAGAGGTACAAAGTCATAATGGACTCAATGACGGAAGAAGAGCTTGAAAACCCAGAGATCATCAACTATTCGAGGATAAAGCGCATAGCCAGAGGATCTGGGGCAACAACGGCGGAAGTAAGGGAGCTTCTCAACCAGTACAATCAGATGAAGAAGATGTTCAAGAGCTTGAATAAGAGAAAGCTCGCGAAGATGGCCAAGAAGTTCAATTTCGGGGGGCTGGGAATATGATAGAGGCAATCGTTCTGATAGTTGTGAAACCCGGAAACGAAGAGAAGGTCTATCAGGAGATAATAAAAGACCCCCGCGTCAAAGAGGCCTACAGAGTATACGGAGAGTACGACATTATAATCCGCATCGAAGTCCCCAGCATTGAGGAGCTAGACAGGTTCCACGACGAAGTTCTCAGGAAGATCAAGGACATTGAACTAACGGAGACCCTTATAGCAAGCAGCTACCGGAGGTGAACGAATTGAAAAGGTGGGTCGCGACAGTCGACCTAGTCACTTTGGAGGTCGAGTCCGACCCAACCTTCAAATTTAAGTGCATTGAGAACTGCGGACTTTGCTGTGAGAGGCTTGAAATCCCGCTCAGGGATGAGGACATAGAGAGAATCGAAGGATTGGGCTACAATACCTGGGAGTTCGTGGACTATGAAAAGCTCTTCTACAGAGGGGATAAGTTTCTAGGGTATGCGATAAAGAAGAACCCCGTTACTGATGCATGCGTCTTTCTCGATCCAGAAACAAAGAAGTGCAAAATCTACAACCACAGGCCGCTCGCATGCAGGCTGTATCCATTTGTCTTTGTTAAACACGGGGAGAGAATGGAGATCTATATTAAGGAAGATTCATTCTGCCCTGGCATTAACCATCCCGACGGTAAACCCGTCACCAAAGATTTCCTTATGAAAGAATACTGGGACATCATCGAGGAATACAGACAAAAAGTAATCCACAAAGGCCAGAAAACCCAGGTGAATGCGAGCGTTTAGACCGAAACATATTTATACATTTTTTTGTTAATCCCTGGCCACCTGGAGGTGAGAGGGTGAGCCAGTTAAAGGCAGTCCAGGAAAAGCTGAGACTGATAAGAATCCTGAGGCTGTTAAAGAAGTCTTACACATACGAGGAGCTGTCCCGCATAACGGGATTGCCAATAACGGTCCTTAACCGATACGTTAGGGGAAAGGTACTACCAAGCTCCGAGAGGACTAAAGAGCTTATGGAGCTGCTTGCACCCTATATCAACATTGAAGAAGAGGTTCGCAAGAGGATAAAGTTCGATGAAAGGGGATTCTTCGACAACATGCCCGCCCTGAGCGACACCGCGCTGATGAGTCTGATAGCGGAGGAAGTTGCCAGCAAGTACATGGACAAGGACATTGACAAAGTCCTCACAGCCGAAACCGACGGCATTGTCCTGGGAGCTCATATAGCGAGAGAGCTGGGGGCCGACCTGATATACGCAAAGAAGAAGAAGGAAGTCGGCGTCGAGAAGTTCTACGAGGTGAACTACGTACCAAGTGCATCGGGAAGCGTTATGACTCTCTATCTGCCACAATGGGCACTGAAGAAGGGAGAGACCGTGCTCATCGTTGACGATGTCATAAGGAGCGGTGAGACCCAGAGGGCGCTCGTGGAGCTGGCACACCAGGCCGGTGCAAAGCCCGTCGGCATGTTCTTCCTGATAAGCGTTGGAGACGAAGTGGAAAAACTCAAAGGGGAGTACCCATTCCCCGTTGAGAGCCTCATAAAGCTCTGAGGGATTTCCATGAAGGGGTTCATTTACAACGCCGCCGGGCTGAGCATCCCAGTCGAGTTCACGCCCGGCGTTCCTTTTAGATTTGAGTGCCCCGAAGAAGACTGCGGAAAGGTTGTGGTCATAGAAGGCGTGATAGAAGAAGTCGATGAAGTTGAATTCACAAAGGTTCTTGAGAAAACAATAAAGGAAAATCCGTCCTTCAGCAAAATCAGGGAGATAACTTCCAGAAGGTTTGTTTTCAAAGGGAAAGTTAATGAAAGGGAAGTAACTCTTCCCGTGGAAAGTTTTCAGGACTTTACCGAAAGATTCCTCAGGGAAGTCCTAATCCTCAAGGGATAGTCTCGGTTCCTCTTTAACAACCTGCATGACCACGCTCGTGTTCGTTTTTTCAACGCCGTCGAGCGACAGCAGCCATTTTACAAACCTGTTCATATCAGCCCTGTCCTTGAACTTTGCGATTACGAATATATCAAACTCACCGGTGATGTCGTAAACCATCATGGCCCTACCGCTCTCCGCGATTTTTCGCTCAATCTCAATTATTTTCTTCCCCTGGGCCTTAACTCCAATTAGGGCAGTCAAACCAAAACCCAGCTTTTCATAGTCAACAATCGGGGCGTATCCCTTAATAACCCCGCTCTCCTCAAGACGCTTAATGCGGTTGTATACAGTGCCGACAGCCACCCCCAGCTCCTTCGCTATCTCCCTGTAGGAAAGCCTAGCGTTTTTCTGGAGTAATGACAGTATCCTCATGTCAAGCTCATCGACCACAATCACCACCGGAGAGAATACACCGTAAACTTTAAATACCCTTCTCTAAGAGGGATTAGCGGGCAGTGGACCGGTAGCCTAGCCAGGATAGGGCGGCGGCCTCCTAAGCCGCAGGTCCGGGGTTCGAAGCCCCGCCGGTCCGCCATAGAAACTTTTCTAATGAAAAGTTTCACCAAAGAGCGAATGTCCTTTTGAGCGCCCTGCTTTTCAGTGATTCTCACAATCAATTTGCAATTCTCAAGGGGTTTGCTCGGAGTATAACGCCCAAAGGGCGTTAAAAAAGAAGAAAAACCCGCACTTCCCTGCCCATCCATCAAGAGAATCTAACCTTATCAAGCCAATTCTCGGAGACATTCGAGCTTTTGGTGAAGCTTTTCCAAAAAGCTTCAGCGCTGGCGGAAGATTGGTATGCTTTCTTTTTAGATATGCCTGCTTTTGAAGGGTTTACTTCCAATTGGCTGATTCAAAAGGATTTTCTCACCGTATAGTGCCCGAAGGGCACTAAAAAGAAAGTCAAAAATCACAATTAGCGCGGGGATTTTGGAGTTAAACCCGCGCGAGCCTGCCTTCTTGAGAGCATACACTCCCTAACAGGCGAGATCGAGGAGAAGGGCACACACTTTTGGTGAAGCTTTTTCTAAAAGCTTCCTGCGCGAAGTTTGATCAAGGTTCGTAGCTCTTTTTCGGAATGCCAATTCACCGTGATTTTCCAACTCAAATGGCTTTTTGAGAGTGAGAACCCTTAATCCACCCTGTCAACTCGTGTTTAACTCTAAATCGGCGCCCTTTGGGCGTCAAAGAAAAGAAAACACCCTCTTCAAGAAGCTTCCTAAAAGGTTCTCACTCAAAAATGAGCACTTGCAGTCTAAAATCCTAAAATAAAACCCTCTTGAAGAAGAGCTACAAACTTTGATGAAACTTTGCCTGGCAAAGTTTCAGCGCCGGCGGAAAAGAGGTATGCGTTTTTAATGAACTAATTTTTGAGTGGGTTTACTTTCGAGTTGCCAGACTTACAGGATTTTCCCCACAGTATAGTGCTCTTTGAGCGCTAAAAAGAAAGTTCGAAATCACAATTAACGAGAGATTTTTAAGAACAAACCCACACGCGAACCTGCTTTCTGGGGAGCATACACTCCCGATAAGCAAAGTTCGAGAAGAAGGGCACACTTTTGGTCAAGCTTTTTCCAAAAGCTTGCTGGAAACGAAAGGCTTAAATACTTCAACACTTTTATTTTCTTCAGGTAAGAAAAAAGGAGGTGGTGGCCATGGTGTACGTGGCCGTTCTTGCAAACATCAACGGCAACCTTCCAGCACTGGCAAAGGCCCTTGAAAAGATAGAGGCCCTAAAGGAGGAAGGGTACGAAATAGAGAAGTACTATGTTCTGGGCAACATCGTTGGTCTGTTCCCGTACCCGAAGGAAGTCCTTGACGCTCTTGATGACCTCATCAGAAACAACACAGTCAAGGTCATCAGGGGTGAGTTCGACCAGGTAATAGCCGAGAGCGATCCCCACGCGGAAGGACCGGACTACATTGACAAGGTTGAATATCCCGACTACATAAAGAAGGCCCTCAAGTACACCTGGGAAGCCCTTGGTCACGAAGGGCGCGAGTTCATAAGGGACCTTCCAATATACCTTGTCGACAAGATTGGAAAGAACGACATATTCGGAGTCTATGGAAGTCCTCTGAACCCGTTTGGAGGAGTTGTACTGCCAGACCAGCCGACCAGCTACTACGAAGCCATCATGAGGCCGGTCAAAGACTATGAGATACTCTTTGTTGCATCACCCAAGTATCCGGTCAACGCTATGACCCGCTACGGTAGGGTCATCTGTCCCGGAAGCATTGGATACCCACCGGGCAAGAACCACAAAGCAACCTTTGCCCTCGTTGATGTGGACACTCTACACACCAAGTTCATAGAAGTGGACTATGATGACGAGAAAAAGCTCATAGAGGAGAAAATCAAGAAAGAGGGCCTTCCGGAAGAGCTTATCAAGATACTCTATCATGGAAAGGTCTGATCCCTTTAACCTTTTTTGAATCCTAAGTAGAAGCCTGCAACAAACGCACCAGTACCTGGGAGTATCCCAAGAGCCTTCTGTCCAAGACCTAGTACCTGCTGGGTCACGTTCTCACTCAGGTTGAAGAGCTTGTCAGTGTTTATTGTTATCACTCCCTTCTGCTGAAGCCAGAAGAGGCTCAAAAGGTAGGCTCCTATTAATGTCATCACGATTTTCACGAACTTCTTCAGTGCATACCCTGTTACAAAGCCCACTATAGCACCAACGCCCAGATCCCCGAACATACCGCTCATATCGAACTCCATGAGACCACCACTAACAAATCGGGCGAGAAGAAAGATAAACCTTTTGTTGGCAAAACCCTTAAATTATATGGATCTAAAATATTTCACAAAGAACAAAAGGGTGAGATCATGACAACCCCCCTAGAGAGATTACAGAACAAGATTACAAAGGAAGTTCTGTGGCTCTACATACTCCGGCTTTTGAAAGAGCGCCCCATGTACGCATACGAGCTAAAGGAGAAGATAAAAGAGGCTTTCAACTTTGAACCTGCCACAGTCAGCTCTTACGTGGTGCTTTACAAGCTTGAGAAAGAGGGATATGTAACCTCAGAATGGCAGGAAACGACAGGAGGTAAACCGGCCAGGAAGTACTACAAGCTCACACCGAAGGGCGAAGAACTCCTAAAAGAGGGAATAAACTTCCTCGAAGAAACATTGAAAAAACTGAAGGGGGAGTGATCAGCGTCCTCCACCACGCGGTTCTCTGGCCTTCGGGCGAAGGCCCTTGTAGCCGCACTTTCTGCACTTCTTTGCGCCCCATGGGTTAGTGGCACCGCAGCGCATGCACACGAGTTTCCTAAAGATCCTAGCCTCAGCCTCAGGGAATCTCGCCATTCTTATCACCTCGATAACCTTAAAGCCTGCAACCCTTTGATCTGGAACTTTTAAACCTTTGGTGCGGGGGACGGGATTCGAACCCGCGCAGCCCTACGGCAGCGGATCTTAAGTCCGCCCCCTTTGGCCAGGCTCGGGCACCCCCGCGCGAGGGAAAGTAAAGCGAGGGGCGTTAAAAATTTTCCCCTCAGGTCCTTATGATCCTCATCTCGAAGTCCTCAACCGGTATCTTGAAGTCTTCCCTGCTCTCGATCTCCTTCCTGTTGTAGAGGACTTCCCTGGCAAGTATCCAGTAGATGAGGGCGAGAGCCTTCCTGCCCTTGTTGTTGGTTGGGATTGCGATATCAACGTAGCTCAGGAAGTTCTCGGTGTCAACGAGGGCCACTATGGGTATTCCAATCTCAACGGCCTCCTTAAGGGCCTGGTGGTCGGCCCTCGGGTCGGTAACTATGAGAACGTCGGGCTCAATGAAGTTCTTGACCTGAGGGTTGGTCATAGTTCCTGGAAGGAAACGACCGGGTATAGCTTTGGCGCCAGTGACCTCACCGAACTTCTTAACGGGCCTCTGGCCGTAGAGCCTGACGCTCACGGCAAGTATGCTCTCGGGGTCGAACTTGGCAAGGAACTTTCCAGCGACACGAAGCCTCTCATCGGTCTTCCTAACGTCGAGGACGTAGAGTCCGTCCTGCCTTACCCTGTATATGAACTTCTTCATGTCCTTGGTCTTCTGCTGGGTTCCGATGTGGACACCGGCAGCAAGGTACTGGTCGAGCGGAACGAGATACTCCTCCACCTTTCACACCTCCTCATCCTTCAAACGTTATCACCCTACCCCTTTCACCAAGGTCTTCGGCTATCCTTATCAGCTCGTTGAGCTTGGCGATGGAGTCCTTGCGGAGCACCACCGCCGGACACCTAAAGCCCACGGCCATGTGGGCGAGCGCCTCGTCGGAGGACTCAAAACGAGCCTCCGCGAGGATTGGAACAATCCTCTCCGACTTTGCGTCGTTAATAAGGTTGTATAAGTCGGTGAGCGTGCCCAGATTTATCGGCTTTATGGACAGGGCGTTGTAATAGCGCCTGTCTAGTATGTCCTTCTGGCGGAACAGGTACTCCCCATCTATAAAAACCCCGTGAGTTCCGGCAATAAGCTCAAGGAAGAGCTCCT
This sequence is a window from Thermococcus kodakarensis KOD1. Protein-coding genes within it:
- a CDS encoding signal recognition particle protein Srp54, with the protein product MALEKLGQALNSALKKLARSSTVDEATIKEIVRDIQRALLQADVNVKLVLQLTKQIQKRALEEEPPAGVSKKEHIIKIVYEELTKFLGTEAKPLEIKHKPTVILTVGIQGSGKTTSVAKLARYLQKRGYKVGVVCSDTWRPGAYYQLRQLLDPFGIEVFGDPEEKDAVKLAREGVEHFREKGVDVIIVDSAGRHKEEKGLIEEMRQISEAIKPHEVILVIDGTIGQQAYNQAMAFKEATPIGSIIVTKLDGSAKGGGALSAVAATGAPIKFIGTGERIDDLEPFDPKRFVSRLLGLGDIQGLLEKIEELQKEQEFREEDMEKFLRGKFNLKDMYAQLEAMQKMGPLKQILQMIPGLGYSLPEDAVRVGEEKLKRYKVIMDSMTEEELENPEIINYSRIKRIARGSGATTAEVRELLNQYNQMKKMFKSLNKRKLAKMAKKFNFGGLGI
- a CDS encoding Lrp/AsnC family transcriptional regulator, whose translation is MIEAIVLIVVKPGNEEKVYQEIIKDPRVKEAYRVYGEYDIIIRIEVPSIEELDRFHDEVLRKIKDIELTETLIASSYRR
- a CDS encoding YkgJ family cysteine cluster protein, whose amino-acid sequence is MKRWVATVDLVTLEVESDPTFKFKCIENCGLCCERLEIPLRDEDIERIEGLGYNTWEFVDYEKLFYRGDKFLGYAIKKNPVTDACVFLDPETKKCKIYNHRPLACRLYPFVFVKHGERMEIYIKEDSFCPGINHPDGKPVTKDFLMKEYWDIIEEYRQKVIHKGQKTQVNASV
- a CDS encoding phosphoribosyltransferase family protein produces the protein MSQLKAVQEKLRLIRILRLLKKSYTYEELSRITGLPITVLNRYVRGKVLPSSERTKELMELLAPYINIEEEVRKRIKFDERGFFDNMPALSDTALMSLIAEEVASKYMDKDIDKVLTAETDGIVLGAHIARELGADLIYAKKKKEVGVEKFYEVNYVPSASGSVMTLYLPQWALKKGETVLIVDDVIRSGETQRALVELAHQAGAKPVGMFFLISVGDEVEKLKGEYPFPVESLIKL
- a CDS encoding Lrp/AsnC family transcriptional regulator, which produces MVDELDMRILSLLQKNARLSYREIAKELGVAVGTVYNRIKRLEESGVIKGYAPIVDYEKLGFGLTALIGVKAQGKKIIEIERKIAESGRAMMVYDITGEFDIFVIAKFKDRADMNRFVKWLLSLDGVEKTNTSVVMQVVKEEPRLSLED
- a CDS encoding metallophosphoesterase family protein, which produces MVYVAVLANINGNLPALAKALEKIEALKEEGYEIEKYYVLGNIVGLFPYPKEVLDALDDLIRNNTVKVIRGEFDQVIAESDPHAEGPDYIDKVEYPDYIKKALKYTWEALGHEGREFIRDLPIYLVDKIGKNDIFGVYGSPLNPFGGVVLPDQPTSYYEAIMRPVKDYEILFVASPKYPVNAMTRYGRVICPGSIGYPPGKNHKATFALVDVDTLHTKFIEVDYDDEKKLIEEKIKKEGLPEELIKILYHGKV
- a CDS encoding FUN14 domain-containing protein gives rise to the protein MEFDMSGMFGDLGVGAIVGFVTGYALKKFVKIVMTLIGAYLLSLFWLQQKGVITINTDKLFNLSENVTQQVLGLGQKALGILPGTGAFVAGFYLGFKKG
- a CDS encoding PadR family transcriptional regulator; the protein is MTTPLERLQNKITKEVLWLYILRLLKERPMYAYELKEKIKEAFNFEPATVSSYVVLYKLEKEGYVTSEWQETTGGKPARKYYKLTPKGEELLKEGINFLEETLKKLKGE
- a CDS encoding 50S ribosomal protein L40e produces the protein MARFPEAEARIFRKLVCMRCGATNPWGAKKCRKCGYKGLRPKAREPRGGGR
- the rpsB gene encoding 30S ribosomal protein S2, yielding MEEYLVPLDQYLAAGVHIGTQQKTKDMKKFIYRVRQDGLYVLDVRKTDERLRVAGKFLAKFDPESILAVSVRLYGQRPVKKFGEVTGAKAIPGRFLPGTMTNPQVKNFIEPDVLIVTDPRADHQALKEAVEIGIPIVALVDTENFLSYVDIAIPTNNKGRKALALIYWILAREVLYNRKEIESREDFKIPVEDFEMRIIRT